The Microcoleus sp. FACHB-831 genome segment TATGCCATTCTGTTTGCCATCTTGACTCTCGACAACCTCAAATAAGCCAGATGCCTTCAAAACACCTTTTAAAGTTTTAATTCCGTACTTCTCAGGCGTACACTCAGGGTCTTGGTTCTTAATAAATTGTCCTGCTCTTGCTAACAAAGTCATATCGCCTATTTTGTCTGTATGTATTTCAGCTAGGCGCAGTAACTTGACAATTCTTGTGTTCTCCCATGTTGTCTCCAATGGATCGAACAGATTTATATACTCAACTTCCGAGATAACATCTGCCTTTAATCGTTTGTATAAAATATCGATGTTTGGGTTAGATTCGGCGTAATTCTCTCGAAGGAAAGCAAGCAAGCCAAATACAAATAATCTTATCTCTTTATACAGGAAAATTGCCTCTTTGCACTGCGATTCCAGCTCAGCAATGCAAGCCCTACATCCTTCTTCCGTGCTTAATATGTTCAAACC includes the following:
- a CDS encoding OST-HTH/LOTUS domain-containing protein: MESEYRELVNEVLRKIGRNILIFQQIEKGLKVLLPFIHPDATEKGSNSFRRYTEAVKSKTLGQLINNFIESTEYNTDYFVEELRDIVAHRNKLVHHFGESKGLNILSTEEGCRACIAELESQCKEAIFLYKEIRLFVFGLLAFLRENYAESNPNIDILYKRLKADVISEVEYINLFDPLETTWENTRIVKLLRLAEIHTDKIGDMTLLARAGQFIKNQDPECTPEKYGIKTLKGVLKASGLFEVVESQDGKQNGISVLYKSKVPR